The Denticeps clupeoides chromosome 1, fDenClu1.1, whole genome shotgun sequence genome segment GCAGAGCTcgctctgtatgtgtgtatacttTTATACAGTACCATACGGTATATGTACCCTGGTGATATTTAATACAGGCAGGAACCTCtatgtctttttaaaatgaaagcagaTTGTGAAAGCAGAAACAGCATGACGTGCATTATGCATTTCTTCTATACTGGGATGATGTGAAGCAAATAGTTTTTCCCCTCTCAGAGTGTGCACCACTCCTTTTAGTGGCCATAAAAATatcaaggcaaaaaaaaaaaaaaggataacaTAACTtccgaaggaaaaaaaaaaaggagggggacACACATACAATAACAGCAAAAAGAGTGAATCAGTGTCATCAAACATCTTAAACTTTTTAACAATACTTACAGTTTAAATTTTCTTATTTGAGGTTTTTTCCTCCAGTCTTgtacaaagaaacaaaaaaacaataaaaaggcaAATGGTAGTGGTCATTTATATTCAAACGTTACACCACTGGGCCACTTTACAATACCTGAAAggtacaaaatattacaaaaaccaGACCAGTCCTGAGAAATGAGAGGCTGTCGGTTCACAGATTTGTTTGCACAGTATTGCTCTACTGCCAAAAGTGTGGCATGGAGTATCTCCTACCGGCAATTAAGAAAAGCATAATTCAAACACAAAATTttatcaaaaaaacaaaaaaaaaaaaaaacaattattaataGGCACAGTCTCAATATGAACTTGGAGTTCAAATAACTACTATGCTAatatttggttatttatttctaaACATTTCCTCAATATCCTGGATATGTTTAACCTGTGTACAAAAAGGCCTCTTGCAAAACACCACATCAATAACCTTCATGAAACCTATGTATGTGTAGAGGTTTGATCTGTTCTATTATTGGACTCGGCCGTTCTATGCAAACATCTTCACATTCATTTAAAGTTTGAATTAGGAGACTTTCTTCTAGGAGGCCTGAATCCCTGACTGGAAAAAAATGTGCTTTCCTGTTTAAAAAAGTTTTAGTGCAAACAATATGGATCCAGAGCTCATCAGGGGTTCTGCCAGTCATAAGTAGTAATCTTTAGGTTGTAGGCTGCTGCATATTGTTGAGACCAGTCACAAAGACTGAAGTGGTCATCCCCATCATCCATTTCTAATCTCTTAAGAAGGCAGGTAACTCTCTGAAGAGCTCACTGGTTTTTGTTTCAGATGCCTTTTGTATCTACAGTAGGAACATCCCCCAGACTCTATCCCCTCCAAACCAGGTTCACCAACAATGCACTTCATGAAGCTTTCATGGCACAACACTGGACAACAAACTGTGACCAGATTCTAAGGAAGCCAATGAAAAAGCAGATGTGATCTGACAACATTAATTGacactgaaaaacagaaaaaaaggcaaaaaaaacacaaagcaaattGGACATCAGTCATAACTAAAGTTGAGGTGCAAAagttcaaaaacagaaaaaaaaataaaactctttgGAGATTAGTCAAGTTGATTGATGTTGCGAGGAGATTTGAAAATGGGAAGCTCATACCAGCCCTCTTGCTTGTCAGTCTTTAACCTGCTGCATGCTCCCTTCTGTGGTGGCATTAGTTAAGGCATTTCCAGGACCCATGGAGGTCATTCAAGGATTACACACATGGAAgtgcaaacaaatgaacaatataCTGTACAAAATACTACCTCAACACTTTGTTTCTGTCCTTTTATGAAAATAGGGACTTACTCCTGTGAACAATGTGGCATTTTCTtggaaaattaaaagaaaacagaacttgttaagaaaaaaaaaaaaaaaaaaaaaaagaaaagaaagaaaaatgagaatCCCCGTCCAGCGGAGACTGCATCCTTTTCCCATCTTTTCTCCCATCACTAGCCCTTCCCAAACCCGTGTCTAAACCGAACAGTGCTTTTGGAGGTCCCAGCGTGGTGACAATACATTGCACAGGGCACAGTAGACCAAGCTGATTACGTGTCTGGGTTGCGGTCCTCCTCACCTCTGCTCCAATCCTCTCCCTTGAACGCCAACAGCATCCCTTTCAAAGATCAAGGTGTACAAAGCAAAGGCCAAGCGCCACAGGAATGGCTGTCGCCGCCACCTTTGGTTTCTGTGATGCTGTAAAAATATCAAATAGAAACTAGTCAGAACAATGGAGAGGGAAACAATTGTCAAGATGACATTTCATGTAATTCAAGTTAAGGACTAAACTGTAGTGTTTGTTGATGGGGCTCAGCTGATGTCATACAAGGAAGAGTGATTGTAAAACACCCCCCTCGTAACCAAAAACAGTGAAAGTCTCTCCTAAACACTTTTATCCAAATGATGGGGGCAAGAAAGCCTTTGTCAATTACAAAACCCACgaacactgtaaataaacatgcaaaattaCTTGTTAAGAGTAAGAAAACTAGAATTACAGCCTCGCTGTTGTACAAAAACCACATTGCAGGCAACTAGCGAGCCCGACTTTTGACCATAAATCCTTTTTGTGTCAACATTTGTACCAAAAATCAAAGATATTCCCTCAAGGTGTTCTTGAGATATCATGTTCAAAAGAATGGGGCAGAAGGAAAACAACCTGAAAACCAATTATTCCTGACATTGCCATTGATGAAACAGAGGCATAAAAAGACATTATTCATGTGACCGGTGTACAATTAAAGATCTACAGAGCTctcaataataaaaattcttAAAGAAAACAGGAGCCTGAGCCAGGCAGTCCCACAGCAGCCTTCTTCACTGGCACTAGCTACTGACAGGATTGTGTAAGATTAGGCAGGGATAATGCAAGAATCACTGCCACTGAGCAGGAAAGATAAGATAATAGCTATAAACAGGATTAGTGGATTATGATCGCGAGTCAAACAAGAAATCTCTCTGCATTTACTCATATCTAGCCCCCATTCCAGTACAGAGCCCAGTCTGACTTACTGATAGTGCACCTTTTTCTTTTCCGTACACCTCATAAGGCATAGCATGTGATAAGCCCTTCTGAAGCTCGTTCCTAgacatttacaattacggcatgtagcagacgcccttacaatcagtaattacggGGAcggcccccctggagacactcttgctcagggacacaatggtagtaggtagGATTtgccctgggtcttctggtttataggagAGTGTCTTGTCtgctaggctattaccaccctgaGTTTACAAGGCAAAATGGGGAGCATATGAATAGACATGATTTAGTCTTGccaagtctaaaaaaaaaaagaaaaaacgtaCAGTAAGTACATTGAAGTTCACAAGCACAGTAAGAGAAAGTTTTGAGATGTGTGCATCTTACTCCACTGTAAAGAGCACTAGATTGGCACACTCGAACTATGGCAAACGTTGCAGAGTGTTGCATATGCTGCCGCCAGCTCCTGGATCCTTACAGACAAACATATCTGTAATAGTAATTGAGAACTCCCATTAGTGCCCCATGCTCCATATTAAAAGGAGACCTCAGCAAATTGCAAAAATAGGTCAGTAATGGCGCTGAAATGTACCTTGCCATGAGCAGGGTAGCTGTTTGGGCTTAGTTTTCCACTGGTGACTCACACACCGAAACTGACGGCAACCGATGCTGACAAAGCAGCCCTCCGGCTACACTTCATCTCAGAGATAAGGGTGTGCACCTCCCAATACACAACGTCATAGGCAAGCATGACAATAGGCTTGTATGAAAGATctcaaaacacagaacaagTATTTGCGCCGAGCATGTCCAGAAATCTCCAGCTGAGCAGCGCAGCCACACCACAGTTCGACACGCTGCCCTCCAAACACTGATGGATGGCCAGAGGAGGGAACTTTTCATCCTCGGGGCTTACAAACCAATCCCAGGTGTGAGTTTCTgtatatgtgaatgtgtgtgtgtgtgtgtgggtatagACACCAAGTCACATGCCTAACCATCAGTGTGAGTGAGTCAGTGTCTAAATTTACACCGGAGATAAAAAAGCAGTTTACCCAGACGCTCTTTTGACGTCACAGCAGCTGCAGGCGCTGCACCCGTTGGCTGGAAcgtctgtatgtctgtctgtctgtctgtctgtctgtctgccacACGGCTCCTGGACGCTTATCAGCAGATAGTTCTGTtttgcgtgcacacacacgcaacagCCACATGTTGCTCATTCAGAGTTACTCAATATTCCTCATATTAATACAAGCAGTTGCACAGCACATGGGTTCTCGCACGCCAACCGGATGCAGTGCATGTGCCCCGATTGTTGGTTGGATATTTCTCACCAAGGACATGTCGGTAGAAACATGGCAAATGAgtgtgttgttttcttttttttttttttctttcttctcgcTATGACGTGGTTCCTCTCAGGAGTATACAGCCACAAACCAGCTGTCTGACAGGAAACATGACTCAAAACATATccctttttcttctgttcttcttttcCTCTCCAAAGCAGGGCTGAGGTTGTaaacatgtgtgtatgtgtcccaTTACTACCATCCTCACGACTATTGGCGACGGCTTTTGACAGAGAGGAGATAAGGAGAGAGTCTGTGCGCAAACACATCCATGATATTTAATCTGCTTTCACCACTTGCTATGAAACAGCAAGACTATTCCCTTtagggagaaagaaagaaaggaaaaaaaaaaagagagataacACCCTGAAACTCTATTCTCCTACTGGACCAGTCAGCCTCTGCAAAAGGAGATGGTTACTGGAGCCTGGACTGCTACACCCCACGGCCAGAACCCACCCCCATCTCACCCCACAGCCCTCCACCCGCCTCTTCTAATAAAACTGCCCCTGGGTCCTGGGCATTACTGTCAAACTGAGGGGCAATTTATCTGTCAGCACCACTGAAACTCTCCAGGTCCTGAGAGACTTAATCCCCGATTGTGCCAGAGgggcaggacacacacacacacacacacacacacacacacacaaatgaaagacCAAGATACAGGATGTCCCACTGAGCAGGGCATCACACCTCCATTAATTTTTGGAGGCCAGTAAAATATCAGCAGAATATCTTTGGTCAAAACAGACCACACCGTCACTCAGGGTTGTGATGTATGATATTTTGAAGGCCTCATCTGGCTCAGAATGGCATTGTTTATTAAGAAGTTGTTATTTTTCAGGATCACGTTATGCATGACAATGAGTATGGACATAACGACGTTTATAAGCAATTATTATACAGAAGCAACCATGTCATAGCAtagcaagggtggtagtagcctagtgggtaacacactcgcctatgaaccagaaaacccgggttcgaatcccacttactaccattgtgtccctgagcaagacacttaaccctaaattgctccagggagactgtccctgtaactactgattgtaagtcgctctggataagggcgtctgataaatgctgtaaatgtaaatgtaaatgtagtgggtGTAAAAATTCAGAGGGTGGAACACTCACATTCATGTATGTTTACTTACATTTACTTTCCAAACCAAACCGCACTACCAGAAATAGCAACTGAGCCAGCAGAAGACTGATCATACAGCATAAAACTACACAGAGCTCTGTGGGCTCCTCTGCCCCCACCCCAGTACACCAGTCATCAGCTCTGGACCACAAAGGGCCTCTGGGTGCCCGAAACAGGCATTCATTTATGCATTGAATCTTGGACACTTCAAAAAGATAATTCTTCAAAAAGATCTGTGCTCAtaagacaaacaaaaataaacagtattTAGAACTACTATGGAAGCCTTACATGTTTGATGTCTCATAATTTCCAGTGAAAACTTACAATCCAGTACAAACCATCTGCCTCAGTAGAGCCATAGAATGGGCCGGTTAGTGTCTTTTTCAGGAAATGTATGGTTTTTCCACAaaataagtgaaagtaaagtgattgtgaatcactgcagcacagcacacaatgaaatgtgtcctctgcttctaacttttagcagggtggtagtagcctagtgaagcagaagtcccaggttcaaatccagttcaactaccattgtgtccctgagcaagacacttaacccgaagttgctccagggggactgtccctgtaactactgatttcaagtagctctggataaggatgtctgaggAATGCTGTAGGCCAACCACTCTCTCAGTTCAGATGTGATGCTAATGCTATCTCCTGATTCACCGGCTTATCAATTGCAGACAGAACCTTCAAAAGTTCCCCCCTAGTTCAAGGATACATGTTATATTAgcttttatttgaatgtaaattaataaaatcaatCTGCAAGTAAACAGAGACACTGAGCTACAATGGACCAGTAAAATGTGTAAGTGGACAGCCAAATTCAGAAAACGTTTGCGGTCTCCTGTAGTGACGGCAAAGACTTGGTGACTCAAAACCAAGTCTCCCTACAGTGTTTACCTTATCTGACCACTTCTGCTTTTCAGCTCTTCCAgcatgcgtgtgtgtaagtgccATCTAATCATGCGCCtcttcagaaagaaaaatgcagtaCCTCATACTTATTCCAAAAGCTGACCATCATGTACTAACGAAAGTTCTGATGTGGTGTCAGCCCACACTTGATTCACTCTTAGCAGGAGAGCCTTCACTCACACAGTGCCTGGAAAGTGTGTAAGCAAAAGACTGGCAGTGAGAGTTccagtcatacacacacatttacctcATCACAACCACCATCTAAACCACCCAACTGTCTAAGCAGAGTTCAGAACTGCACAGGTGCACACACCAATGTGtacacgcttacacacacacacacacacaaacctcttTTAACATTCTGATAGAGTGGGCATGTCAGAGAGGACACCTTCAGCTAGAACAGGATTTGTAAGCTATGATTTCAATTAGAAGGACATAGATTTCACTTCTTTACACAATTATATTTAACCAAGAAGTGGGGCCTTTCAAATTCTCAGCAGATTGTCAGAATCTGGTCTGACATGGACCCTGTTGTCACCCTACACTTCCTCCTCAGAGAAAACATAATAAACTCAGACTTATGGGAAGAAAAGCAATGCCAAATTGGCCTGACTGTTTTGAAACCATCGCTGTTTTGTGAGACCACATGATACTACAGTACTTGTCAAAATGAAACAGGGTGGAATAATGGAGGATGCCTGGACTCTTATCGTCTGTCaaacatgcgtgtgtgtgtgtgtgtgtgtgtgctacactaaaaacataaatacaacaTTGCATGTCTACAATGAATGGGGCTTGCTGGGTTCCCATTTAAAACCAGTGAATATAGTAcagcatataaaataaatataaactatTTCGAATGCTCTGGTTGCTCAAGAGACAACAGAAAGTCCTGCACAATGACAGTGACCAGTCAATAGTGTTTTCCTGCTTGGAAATGCTATTCATTTTGTCCCTCAGAAAACCAGTGACTCAAGTAGAGCTGACAACGTGGGTTAAAGGGTGCAAGGTGAAGAGGGCAACGGAGGCGTTCTGGAGGAGCGGTTGCCCTGGTGACAACTGCCATCGGAATGGGAGGTCAGAGTACTGTGCTTAAGCAGAGTGACTTCTCTTGCCAAAACAAATACATCCGATGAAAGTGCCCAAGTGCAGCCAGGCACAAATGTCAGTTTACAGACATATTGGAGCACCAGCGGCTGACTGTACAGCCTGTAATCTTTGCTCACTTAAAACACCTGAATCAACAGAGGAACACAAAGTGAGGCAATTCAAAGTGACTACATCTTGAAAAGAACCAGCAGGCCCATCTCAGCTGACACCGAAGATAATGCCATGCTCCCTGGCTTTTCCACTGCACAGGTACTAGTGCTGTTCCGGCTGCTTGTTCCCAATATGGAACCAGTTCTGTTTTTTCCACTGGCAAGGAAATTGGTGCCAGACTGGCTGTGATGTAACAAGACGTGAGTGCAGCCATCTTTAGGTTTGGACTGATGACAGAATGAATatgttataaataaacaatgataTGTTCCTCAATTGTTGCATGTTATGTAGTAGGCATATGATGTGGTCACAGTATTAGCATCCAGTGTATGAGGccatatttcacacattttttcatatttggcaCTACAATGTACTCTGCACAAGTAACTAGATTCTAAAGAgcaattattattcatttcctGGAACTAACTCCCTTGTGCATGAGGGCGGAGGGGGGAAAACTGTGTTGCATAACTCATGTTAAATGGGTCATTCAGGGATTTTTGTTGGACAAAAATGCACTGGAAACCCTTCTAATGGAACTGATGGAATACTGTACCTGCTGTACATGTTCTTGATGGAACTGGTCTCCAATCATTTGAAGCTTCTGCCCAATCTGGGCCTCCACACTCGGCCACTGATGGTGACGATCTGCCTGTCCCTGCTGATCTTCTGGCATGGCTTCGCCCACACGCTCAAAATGGGCAGGGAAGTGCAAACGGAAAGCTGCGTTACCTGTAACGGCACAGGCGTGGCACATCATATACCAAATTACATTCAGTTATAACCAATTTTGAAAAACAGGATTCTGTAGTCTATTGAATTTCAGTAGTAACAGGAGTTGACAGGAAAAAACTCTTTCAACTTTACAGACCAGAGAATAGGTTTATTGTGGGAGATGTGCAATTAAACGCATAATAAACTGCAATAAAGGCAACTGCCTTGGAGAATGACCCACAATTATGATTAATATGTAATTGATTCTCCAGCCCAATTTCCACAAACAATATACAAATGACAATTTCCCAGACACCAGCACAGCAGCAGCTAAACTGACATCATGACTACTGTACATAAGTAAATCAAAAAGCAGAACCCCACGATACAgtttaaaaatggaaatttcAAAACTAGATGAATCATGGCCGTGAAGTCAGCCATTGAATAGGAACTGTACTGTAAAAGCTGACGAGGCCAGGGTCACAGGAAAgtcacaataataaaaactatGATGAACATGAAAGACTGTTTCACTACAGTAGTGATTATGGGTGAAAGTGCCAGCATGCCAGCAGCCCCAGAGGAGTTACACAGCTTGTGCTGGGTTAAGACGGCAGTGACTGTACTGGACCGCGGACGTCCAGGGTGTGCGCTGGTAAAGCCTGCCAGCCCTTCCATTCACCAGGGGCAGCCTGCCAGCAGGACCAGTGCAGTGAGGTGTCGTTTTGAATTGCAAAGCAGCAGGGCACACGAACGCACACAGGTAATAAACGCTGCCACGCCCACAAGACTGTGGCGCCAGGGGCTGGAATGATGTTTCGCTTAGTGCTCCGTGACGATGACCCCACCAGACTTTAACCACCCGCACCAGCTGTCACTATGGGCCATCTTATGTGGATTTAAGCCAGGAGTCCTGGCTgcccttttaaactttttttttttttttttttaagtgaagtgattgtcacatgtgatacacagcagcacagcacacggtgcacacagtgaaatttgtcctctgcatttaacccatcaccctgagtgagcagtgggcagccatgacaggagcccggggagcagtgtgtggggacggtgctttgctcagtgacacctcagtggcaccttggcagatcgggattcgaaccggcatttTTAGGTAATTTTAGGCTGAAAATGAGAAATTGGGATAAAGAGTCTTAAAAAGGTATCCAAAAAAAAGTGTGCGAGGATTACGGCATCTTACCGTGAAAGAGTCGTCTGGGCTCCTCTGCCAGGCCGAATGGCAGCATCCCGTTGCCCAATGAGAG includes the following:
- the bmf1 gene encoding BCL2 modifying factor 1, which translates into the protein MEDEDEDVFSGHPHLWHTHFREIKYKDRGTQTPGPALSLGNGMLPFGLAEEPRRLFHGNAAFRLHFPAHFERVGEAMPEDQQGQADRHHQWPSVEAQIGQKLQMIGDQFHQEHVQQHHRNQRWRRQPFLWRLAFALYTLIFERDAVGVQGRGLEQR